The Aedes aegypti strain LVP_AGWG chromosome 3, AaegL5.0 Primary Assembly, whole genome shotgun sequence genome contains a region encoding:
- the LOC110678169 gene encoding tigger transposable element-derived protein 1-like: MEKALVLWIEDNTQKRIPISGDMIKQKALNIYALLKNELPSTSEKQPEFKASNGWFSKFSKRYSLRNIKMAGESASADDQAAASFPAELKRVIEEGNYKPDQVFNADETGLFWRRMPSRTYTFKNTKCTKGHKTAKARVTLMFCSNASGDKLLKPMLINTSQSPRSMKNVNMTNLPVHWKSNSKAWMSGPLFKEWFHECFVPEVQCYMSEKGLDFKVILILDNAPSHVAISHPNVKVLFLPPNTTSLIQPLDQGVIAVFKKQYIKLSFRYVYETMERDPSLEITEAWKKFNIKHCVDYINLACLALKKSTLNGCWRPVWPECVSASCSSNDHQIDAQIMKLASAVGIKDLSNEEIAEMMKESQLSDEELLEHLREQSQIERETAESEAEDDDVLSTITPDVLKKGIDIAEQLADFFIDHDPCVERAVMFRNELGACMRRYIELLRATEMNPASSSRNEPMSVQDLPGNVHMSSDDDALASDDELLGASRLLVYESDE; encoded by the exons ATGGAAAAGGCCTTAGTACTGTGGATTGAAGATAACACCCAGAAACGGATTCCGATAAGCGGGGACATGATTAAACAGAAAGCGCTGAACATTTACGCCTTATTGAAAAACGAATTGCCATCAACATCCGAAAAACAACCAGAATTCAAAGCTAGCAACGGGTGGTTTTCAAAGTTTTCGAAGCGTTACTCGTTGCGTAACATCAAAATGGCAGGTGAAAGTGCCTCTGCCGACGATCAAGCGGCCGCTTCATTCCCGGCAGAACTGAAGCGAGTTATTGAGGAAGGAAACTATAAACCTGATCAAGTCTTCAACGCAGATGAGACAGGCCTTTTCTGGCGTCGGATGCCTTCTCGCACATACACCTTCAAAAATACGAAATGCACGAAGGGTCATAAGACAGCAAAAGCGCGAGTAACATTAATGTTCTGCTCCAACGCTTCGGGTGACAAGCTACTGAAACCGATGCTCATCAACACTTCTCAATCCCCACGttcaatgaaaaatgtgaacatGACCAACCTGCCAGTTCACTGGAAATCCAACTCGAAAGCTTGGATGAGTGGACCATTATTTAAAGAATGGTTCCACGAGTGCTTTGTACCCGAAGTACAGTGCTATATGTCTGAAAAGGGTCTGGAttttaaagtaattttgatTCTCGATAATGCTCCAAGCCATGTAGCAATAAGCCATCCCAACGTGAAGGTGTTATTTTTGCCGCCCAACACAACCTCCCTGATTCAACCCTTGGATCAGGGAGTGATTGCTGTTTTCAAAAAACAGTATATCAAATTATCTTTCCGATACGTTTATGAAACAATGGAGAGGGACCCTTCATTGGAGATCACCGAGGCCTGGAAAAAGTTCAACATTAAACATTGTGTCGACTACATCAATCTTGCATGCCTTGCCTTAAAAAAATCGACGTTGAATGGATGCTGGCGCCCAGTTTGGCCAGAATGCGTTAGTGCCAGCTGTTCATCCAACGATCACCAAATCGATGCACAGATTATGAAGCTTGCCAGTGCAGTTGGCATCAAAGATCTATCGAACGAAGAAATTGCGGAGATGATGAAGGAAAGTCAATTATCTGATGAGGAACTGCTGGAACATCTAAGAGAACAAAGTCAAATCGAGCGAGAAACAGCAGAAAGTGAAGCGGAGGACGACGATGTTCTGTCCACAATTACACCAGATGTTTTAAAAAAGGGAATTGATATTGCGGAGCAACTcgctgatttttttattgaccATGACCCATGTGTCGAGCGTGCGGTCATGTTCCGAAACGAACTTGGAGCATGTATGCGTCGATATATTGAGTTATTGAGGGCAACCGAAATGAATCCCGCCAGCTCATCTCGCAATGAACCGATGTCAGTTCAAG ATCTACCAGGCAACGTACACATGTCCTCAGACGATGACGCATTGGCAAGTGATGATGAACTCCTTGGCGCGAGTCGTCTTCTTGTGTATGAAAGCGATGAGTAA